In one Scomber japonicus isolate fScoJap1 chromosome 6, fScoJap1.pri, whole genome shotgun sequence genomic region, the following are encoded:
- the LOC128360007 gene encoding uncharacterized protein LOC128360007, giving the protein MNQQGLFGFWLCLLSMCVLVYHGWAQVPEPAQCLLSGTYNLTQQPVEGEDEGKCWRDCYTDPDCHMAVIVITMLSPLRDRKQCLLVNCLNQGRHSYTRDPSTQIRVYPKTTIDNDQRYYYMTDAYGRADETLHCSELMSCSSCQSGTHRFFYNRTSYRCESFPSGCGSSRNSFETQEGCEALCNEKFRCYRPVQYGAGSSNMSMFFFNELSYSCERFNFRGHGSNGNIFHSEEECEKLCGDIKAPTTPPPAVTTDTTVSVTTRKPGNYIY; this is encoded by the exons ATGAATCAACAAGGTCTGTTTGGATTCTGGCTCTGTCTGCTGTCCATGTGTGTCCTGGTCTACCACGGTTGGGCCCAGGTCCCTGAACCAGCACAGTGCCTCCTATCTGGGACCTACAACCTGACCCAGCAGCCggtggagggagaggatgagggGAAGTGTTGGAGGGATTGCTACACAGATCCTGACTGCCACATGGCAGTGATAGTCATCACCATGCTGTCTCCTctcagagacaggaagcagtgCCTGCTGGTCAACTGTCTGAACCAGGGCAGACACTCGTACACCCGAGATCCCAGCACACAGATCAGGGTCTACCCAAAGACCACCATTGACAACG ACCAAAGGTACTATTACATGACAGATGCATATGGACGAGCTGATGAGACGC TTCATTGTTCAGAGTTGATGAGTTGCAGCAGCTGCCAGTCGGGGACTCACAGATTCTTCTACAACAGAACCAGTTACAGGTGTGAGAGCTTCCCCAGCGGCTGTGGGTCCAGCAGAAACTCGTTTGAAACCCAGGAGGGCTGTGAAGCCCTCTGCAATGAAAAGT TTCGTTGTTATCGGCCCGTGCAGTACGGAGCAGGCAGCTCAAACATGTCCATGTTCTTCTTTAACGAGCTGAGTTATAGCTGTGAGAGGTTTAACTTCAGAGGCCACGGCTCCAACGGGAACATCTTCCACTCTGAGGAGGAGTGTGAGAAGCTCTGTGGTGACATTAAAG CTCCTACGACGCCTCCACCTGCTGTGACTACAG
- the LOC128360980 gene encoding tissue factor pathway inhibitor-like — translation MNQQGLFGFWLYLLSMCVLVYHGRAQVPEPAQCLLSGTYNLTQQPVEGEDEGKCWRDCYAEPDCHMAVIVLPLRDRKQCLLVNCLNQGRHSYTRDPSTQIRVYPKTTIDNDQRYYYMTDAYERADETLHCSELMSCSSCQSGTHRFFYNRTSYRCESFPSGCGSSRNSFETQEGCEALCNEKFRCYRPVQYGAGSSNMPMFFFNKLSYSCERFNFRGHGSNGNIFHSEEECEKLCGDIKAPTTPPPAVTTDTTVTVTTRKPAPRTKKPVVLPVTQPPDNSDWFIIPGFVVLVVVVAICTGCEC, via the exons ATGAATCAACAAGGTCTGTTTGGATTCTGGCTCTATCTGCTGTCCATGTGTGTCCTGGTCTACCACGGTCGGGCCCAGGTCCCTGAACCAGCACAGTGCCTCCTATCTGGGACCTACAACCTGACCCAGCAGCCggtggagggagaggatgagggGAAGTGTTGGAGGGATTGCTACGCAGAGCCTGACTGCCACATGGCAGTGATAGTCTTACCTCTAAGAGACAGGAAGCAGTGCCTGCTGGTCAACTGTCTGAACCAGGGCAGACACTCGTACACCCGAGATCCCAGCACACAGATCAGGGTCTACCCAAAGACCACCATTGACAACG ACCAAAGGTACTATTACATGACAGACGCATATGAACGAGCTGATGAGACGC TTCATTGTTCAGAGTTGATGAGTTGCAGCAGCTGCCAGTCGGGGACTCACAGATTCTTCTACAACAGAACCAGTTACAGGTGTGAGAGCTTCCCCAGCGGCTGTGGGTCCAGCAGAAACTCGTTTGAAACCCAGGAGGGCTGTGAAGCCCTCTGCAATGAAAAGT TTCGTTGTTATCGGCCCGTGCAGTACGGAGCAGGCAGCTCAAACATGCCCATGTTCTTCTTTAACAAGCTGAGTTATAGCTGTGAGAGGTTTAACTTCAGAGGCCACGGCTCCAACGGGAACATCTTTCACTCTGAGGAGGAGTGTGAGAAGCTCTGTGGTGACATTAAAG CTCCTACGACGCCTCCACCTGCTGTGACTACAG ACACTACAGTCACTGTTACAACAAGAAAACCAG CTCCTAGAACGAAGAAACCAGTTGTCCTTCCAG TTACTCAACCTCCTGACAACTCAG aTTGGTTCATTATTCCGGGCTTTGTGGTCCTTGTGGTTGTTGTCGCCATCTGCACTGGCTGCGAATGTTAA
- the LOC128360006 gene encoding claudin-4-like produces the protein MAVGLQVVGLVLGVMSWCLQSSCTSSQVWKVRSQAESVSTSQWQMEGLWMSCAATSLGSVQCSKFKTVLGLPVAGPPVNLLFAPSGVFTLIAVSWYAARVIYDFNNPLYGGVRFELGTGLYLGWGASCLALLGGSMLCCSCRKKYPTPPAQQFSYKYSSSGRGPSIYRAAPASENGSTKAYV, from the exons ATGGCGGTGGGTCTGCAGGTCGTGGGTCTGGTTCTGGGCGTGATGTCCTGGTGTCTGCAGTCCAGCTGTACGTCGTCTCAGGTGTGGAAGGTGAGGAGTCAGGCCGAGTCCGTCTCCACCAGCCAGTGGCAGATGGAAGGTCTGTGGATGAGCTGCGCCGCCACCTCGCTGGGATCCGTCCAGTGCAGCAAGTTCAAGACGGTGCTGGGACTGCcgg tggctggccCACCTGTCAATCTGCTGTTTGCTCCCTCAGGTGTGTTCACTCTGATCGCCGTGTCCTGGTACGCTGCACGAGTCATCTACGACTTCAACAACCCGCTGTATGGAGGAGTACG GTTCGAGCTGGGTACTGGTCTGTATCTGGGTTGGGGAGCTTCCTGTCTGGCTCTACTGGGAGGCTCCATGCTCTGCTGCTCCTGCAGGAAGAAGTATCCCACTCCTCCTGCACA ACAGTTTTCATATAAATACTCCAGCAGCGGTCGAGGACCGAGCATCTACAGAGCAGCTCCGGCTTCAGAGAACGGCAGCACCAAAGCTTACGTCTAA
- the LOC128360967 gene encoding LOW QUALITY PROTEIN: presenilins-associated rhomboid-like protein, mitochondrial (The sequence of the model RefSeq protein was modified relative to this genomic sequence to represent the inferred CDS: deleted 1 base in 1 codon): MAWRSCSVLLRLTGDELLRGSVRGSRLTHGFQQQRCGFRKAARKPEAKRAEEELGSTRLEPQRKNQEPLWEPLPPPSPSRGPTLSRLIKPMLFTVGFTGCSFGSAAIWQYESLKSRVQSYFDEVRADWLEKIRPQKRGDVRKEINQWWSSLSEGQRTVTGIIAANIVVFCCWRVPSMQRFMFKYFTANPAAKTLCSPMLLSTFSHFSFFHMAANMYVLWSFSSSAVSMLGREQFMAVYMSAGVISTFASYVCKMVTGRFGPSLGASGAIMTVLAAVCTKMPEAKLAIIFLPMFTFTAANALKAIVAMDTAGVVLGWKFFDHAAHLGGAAFGIWYIMFGHELIWKNREPFVKFWHELRTRGGPSGGGNGPGGSI; the protein is encoded by the exons ATGGCGTGGAGGAGCTGCTCCGTCCTGCTCAGACTGACCGGAGATGAGCTGCTGCGGGGCTCCGTGAGGGGAAGCAG GTTGACTCATGGCTTCCAGCAGCAGCGATGTGGCTTCAGGAAAGCCGCCAGGAAGCCAGAAGCTAAGCGAGCGGAGGAGGAGTTGGGTTCGACCCGCTTGGAGCCTCAGAGGAAGAACCAGGAGCCTCTCTGGGAGCCGCTGCCTCCTCCTTCCCCCAGCAGGGGGCCAACGCTCAGCCGCCTCATCAAACCCATGCTCTTCACTGTGGGG TTTACAGGCTGCTCCTTCGGCTCGGCGGCCATCTGGCAGTACGAGTCTCTGAAGTCTCGCGTGCAGAGCTACTTCGACGAGGTGCGAGCCGATTGGCTGGAGAAGATCCGGCCTCAGAAACGAGGAGACGTCCGCAAAGAG atcAACCAATGGTGGAGCAGCCTGAGTGAAGGTCAGCGGACGGTCACAG GGATCATTGCTGCGAACATCGTGGTGTTCTGCTGTTGGAGAGTCCCGTCGATGCAGCGCTTCATGTTTAAATACTTCACTGCTAACCCCGCCGCCA AGACGCTCTGCTCTCCGATGCTTCTCTCCACCTTCAGTCACTTCTCGTTCTTCCACATGGCCGCTAACATGTACGTTCTGTGGAGCTTCTCCTCCAGCGCTGTTTCCATGCTGGGGAGAGAACAGTTCATGGCCGTCTACATGTCTGCAG GAGTTATTTCTACGTTTGCCAGTTATGTGTGTAAGATGGTCACTGGGAGGTTCGGCCCGTCTCTCGGAGCG tctggagcCATCATGACCGTCCTCGCTGCTGTTTGTACCAAAATGCCAGAAGCTAAACTGGCCATCATCTTCCTCCCAATGTTCACCTTCACTGCTGCTAAC gctCTGAAGGCCATCGTTGCCATGGATACGGCCGGTGTGGTGCTGGGATGGAAGTTTTTTGATCAC GCTGCTCATTTAGGAGGAGCGGCGTTCGGGAT ctgGTACATCATGTTCGGTCACGAGTTGATCTGGAAGAACCGCGAGCCGTTCGTTAAGTTCTGGCACGAGCTTCGGACTCGAGGCGGGCCGAGCGGCGGCGGGAACGGTCCGGGAGGATCCATCTAA